The proteins below come from a single Dinghuibacter silviterrae genomic window:
- the pyrH gene encoding UMP kinase produces the protein MLPKYKRILLKLSGESLMGENSFGMDPNVIAGYAQDIKIITDLGVQVAIVIGGGNIYRGMNEQETGIERAQGDYMGMLATVINGMALQSGLEKIGVYTRLQSAIKMEQVAEPYIRRRAIRHLEKGRVVIFGAGTGNPYFTTDTAGSLRAIEIKADVILKGTRVDGIYTADPEKDPDAKKFEQITFSEVISRSLKVMDMTAFTLCQENNLPIIVFDMNKPGNLLRVVTGDNVGTLVK, from the coding sequence ATGCTCCCCAAGTACAAACGAATATTGCTGAAGTTATCCGGAGAATCCCTGATGGGTGAAAACAGTTTTGGGATGGATCCCAACGTGATTGCAGGGTATGCGCAGGACATCAAGATCATCACGGACCTGGGGGTACAGGTCGCCATCGTCATCGGGGGCGGCAATATTTACAGGGGAATGAACGAACAGGAGACCGGCATCGAACGCGCCCAGGGCGACTATATGGGCATGCTGGCCACGGTCATCAACGGGATGGCCCTCCAGAGTGGTTTGGAAAAAATCGGCGTGTATACGCGTCTCCAAAGCGCCATCAAAATGGAACAGGTCGCCGAACCCTACATACGCCGCCGGGCCATCCGGCACCTCGAAAAAGGACGCGTCGTGATCTTTGGCGCGGGCACCGGGAACCCCTATTTCACGACGGACACCGCGGGTTCCCTGCGGGCCATCGAGATCAAGGCGGACGTCATCCTTAAGGGCACGCGGGTGGACGGCATCTATACGGCCGACCCCGAGAAAGACCCCGACGCAAAGAAATTCGAACAGATTACTTTTTCCGAAGTCATATCCCGCAGCCTCAAGGTGATGGACATGACGGCGTTTACCCTTTGCCAGGAGAACAACCTGCCCATTATCGTGTTTGACATGAATAAGCCGGGGAACCTGCTGCGCGTCGTCACAGGAGATAATGTAGGGACGCTGGTAAAATAG
- the pdxH gene encoding pyridoxamine 5'-phosphate oxidase: MQPIADIRKEYKLKELTEASVATDPFLQFGRWWDEAMASHIDEVNAMTLATVSPDGLPEARIVLLKGVDNRGFVFYTNYDSHKGAALAAHPQACLLFFWKELERQVRITGSVEKVSPEESDAYFHSRPEGSQLGAWASPQSQVIDGRSVLDKNLESYTTRFSGAEVPRPPHWGGYRVHPDSVEFWQGRPSRLHDRLLYRWNKAANAWSISRLAP; the protein is encoded by the coding sequence ATGCAGCCGATCGCAGACATACGAAAAGAATATAAGTTAAAGGAACTCACCGAAGCCTCGGTGGCCACCGACCCCTTCCTCCAATTCGGCCGCTGGTGGGACGAAGCAATGGCATCGCATATTGACGAGGTCAACGCCATGACGCTCGCGACCGTGTCGCCCGATGGCCTGCCCGAGGCGCGGATCGTGTTGCTCAAGGGGGTGGACAACCGCGGGTTTGTTTTCTATACCAATTACGACAGCCACAAGGGCGCCGCGCTGGCCGCGCATCCACAGGCTTGCCTTTTGTTTTTTTGGAAAGAGCTGGAACGCCAGGTGCGCATCACCGGGAGTGTCGAAAAAGTCAGCCCGGAAGAAAGCGATGCCTATTTTCATTCCCGCCCCGAAGGCAGTCAATTGGGTGCCTGGGCCTCGCCCCAAAGCCAGGTGATCGACGGTCGCTCGGTCCTGGATAAAAACCTGGAATCCTATACCACGCGCTTCTCCGGCGCCGAGGTGCCCCGTCCGCCGCATTGGGGCGGCTATCGCGTCCATCCCGATAGCGTGGAATTCTGGCAGGGACGTCCCAGCCGTTTGCACGACCGTCTCCTCTACAGATGGAACAAGGCGGCCAACGCCTGGAGCATTAGCCGCCTCGCACCCTAA
- a CDS encoding 30S ribosomal protein THX, with amino-acid sequence MGRGDKKTKKGKIFRASFGKSRLAKKTKHSKFIVKAAS; translated from the coding sequence ATGGGTCGCGGTGACAAAAAAACGAAGAAGGGCAAGATCTTCCGGGCATCTTTCGGAAAATCCCGGTTGGCCAAAAAAACGAAGCATTCGAAATTCATCGTAAAGGCAGCCTCCTAG
- a CDS encoding HU family DNA-binding protein, producing MQTDEIFPKIFCCNKKPAIFVSAKIYPTMNKAELVAKIAEDAGITKTQANASLDSFVEAVTKTLKGGGKVTLVGFGTFSVTKRAARNGRNPQTGAVIKIKAKKVAKFKAGKELAAKL from the coding sequence TTGCAAACGGATGAAATTTTTCCAAAAATATTTTGTTGCAATAAAAAACCGGCTATATTTGTTTCTGCTAAAATATACCCTACTATGAACAAAGCTGAATTAGTTGCTAAAATCGCCGAAGACGCCGGCATCACAAAGACGCAAGCCAATGCTTCTCTGGACTCTTTCGTTGAAGCTGTAACCAAAACCCTGAAAGGTGGTGGCAAAGTAACGCTCGTAGGTTTCGGTACTTTCTCCGTTACCAAGCGCGCTGCACGCAATGGCCGCAACCCCCAAACGGGCGCTGTGATCAAGATCAAAGCGAAGAAAGTGGCCAAGTTCAAGGCCGGCAAGGAGCTGGCTGCAAAGCTGTAG
- a CDS encoding DUF4286 family protein: protein MFILNTTTLVDPGIVASWLAWMKDRQIPGIMATGFFERYQFVRLVDVDESHGLTFALQLYATDRAACDHFQSTHEPAFQRESQRLWGEKSMSFGTLMEVVH, encoded by the coding sequence ATGTTTATCCTCAATACTACAACCCTCGTAGATCCGGGCATTGTGGCGTCCTGGCTCGCCTGGATGAAAGACCGGCAGATTCCCGGGATCATGGCTACCGGTTTTTTCGAACGGTACCAGTTCGTCCGTCTCGTAGACGTGGATGAAAGCCATGGGCTTACTTTCGCACTGCAACTGTATGCAACAGACCGGGCCGCCTGCGACCACTTCCAGTCCACCCACGAACCCGCATTTCAGAGGGAAAGTCAGCGCCTCTGGGGGGAAAAAAGTATGTCCTTCGGCACGCTGATGGAGGTTGTGCACTAA
- a CDS encoding exodeoxyribonuclease III — protein sequence MKIITYNVNGVRSAINKGLLEWLSRENADIVCLQEIKALREDVDIASIESLGFETFWFPAQKKGYSGVAVFTRIHPDNVVYGTGHPQSDAEGRVIRLDFGDRTLINAYFPSGTTGEDRQRYKYQWLDEFMAFLHALLTERPRVIVCGDYNIAHRDIDIHDPVRNKTSSGFLPEERAWMDRFFEGGFIDTFRHFNKDPHHYSWWTFRAGARGNNKGWRIDYVNVSEDLRDALAGARILPDIAHSDHCPVFLELTD from the coding sequence ATGAAGATCATCACGTACAACGTCAACGGCGTCCGCTCGGCCATCAACAAGGGCCTGCTGGAATGGCTCTCCAGGGAAAACGCGGACATCGTCTGTCTCCAGGAGATCAAGGCCCTGCGTGAAGACGTGGACATCGCCTCGATCGAAAGCCTCGGTTTCGAGACCTTTTGGTTCCCCGCCCAGAAAAAAGGGTATAGCGGCGTTGCCGTCTTTACACGGATCCACCCCGACAACGTCGTCTACGGAACCGGACACCCCCAAAGCGACGCCGAAGGGAGGGTGATCCGCCTGGATTTCGGCGACCGGACCCTGATCAACGCCTACTTCCCTTCCGGCACCACCGGTGAGGACAGGCAGCGCTACAAATACCAGTGGCTGGATGAATTCATGGCCTTTCTACACGCACTGCTCACAGAGCGTCCCCGGGTGATCGTTTGCGGCGACTACAATATCGCCCACCGGGACATCGATATACACGATCCCGTCCGGAACAAGACTTCCTCCGGTTTCCTGCCCGAAGAGCGCGCCTGGATGGACCGCTTTTTCGAAGGTGGCTTTATCGACACCTTCCGGCATTTTAACAAAGATCCCCATCACTACAGTTGGTGGACCTTTCGCGCCGGCGCCCGCGGCAACAATAAGGGATGGCGGATCGACTATGTCAACGTATCGGAAGACCTCAGAGACGCCCTGGCCGGTGCCCGGATACTCCCCGACATCGCCCATAGCGACCATTGTCCCGTTTTTTTGGAACTAACGGACTAA
- the metH gene encoding methionine synthase, which produces MSTTTKIIPPYLRLSGLEPLVVRPETNFVNVGERTNVTGSKKFARLIRENKYEEALSVARQQVENGAQILDVNMDDALLDGEKAMTIYLNLLQSEPDIAKIPIMIDSSKFSIIHAGLKCVQGKCIVNSISLKEGEEKFIDQAFICKSFGAAVVVMCFDEDGQADNNERRMRICDRAYRILTETVGFAPQDIIFDPNVFAIATGIEEHNNYSVEFIEACRLIKQKFPLVKISGGVSNMSFSFRGNEAVREAMHSIFLYYAIREGMDMGIVNAGQLPVYEQIEPELKKLCEDVILNRDPSGGATDRLISFAETVKSKGTVQVKDETWRQGTVQERLQHALVNGITDYIEADTEEARQAYPKPLDVIEGPLMDGMSVVGDLFGSGKMFLPQVVKSARVMKKSVAVLTPFIELEKTSQKRSSAGKVVMATVKGDVHDIGKNIVGVVLGCNGYEIVDLGVMVPADKILETAQKEEADVIGLSGLITPSLDEMVHVAKEMKRRGMTIPLLIGGATTSRTHTAVKIAGEYPHGVVHVLDASRSVTVTGNLLNPQQKPVFLKQLADEYQKLREDFARKKTTKQYLPIADAQTRRMPIDWKGYTPPVPAFTGVRYFKEYDLGTIADMIDWGPFFLAWEMPGRFPAVLEDPKVGVEATRLYKDARALLQRIIDEKWLTANAAVGFWPAAAVGDDISIDVEGTPELLCHLRQQIKKAADQPQFCLTDFIKPAGLPGPGDYVGGFAVTTGIGIEKWIAHFEKENDDYNAILLKALADRLAEAFAEHLHLRVRREFWGYASEEHLSAEDLVAERYQGIRPAPGYPACPDHTEKLKLFRLLDADAQAGIQLTESLAMYPASSVSGWYFSHPQSIYFGVGKIEKDQVEQYAGRKGMSIEEVERWLRPNLEYDI; this is translated from the coding sequence ATGTCCACAACAACGAAGATCATACCGCCTTACCTCCGTCTTAGCGGGCTGGAACCCCTGGTGGTCCGCCCCGAAACCAATTTTGTCAATGTAGGAGAGCGTACCAACGTCACCGGCTCCAAGAAATTTGCCCGGCTGATCCGGGAAAATAAATATGAAGAGGCCTTGAGTGTTGCCCGCCAACAGGTGGAAAACGGGGCCCAGATCCTTGACGTCAACATGGACGACGCCCTGCTCGACGGGGAAAAGGCCATGACGATCTACCTCAACCTTCTGCAAAGCGAACCCGATATCGCCAAGATCCCCATCATGATCGACTCGTCGAAGTTTTCGATCATCCACGCGGGTCTCAAATGCGTACAGGGGAAGTGCATCGTCAATTCCATCTCCCTAAAGGAAGGAGAGGAGAAATTCATCGACCAGGCGTTTATCTGTAAAAGCTTTGGGGCCGCGGTCGTCGTGATGTGCTTTGACGAAGACGGCCAGGCGGACAACAACGAACGCCGCATGCGTATCTGCGACCGGGCCTACAGGATCCTGACCGAAACGGTAGGCTTCGCCCCGCAGGACATCATCTTCGACCCCAACGTGTTTGCCATTGCCACCGGCATCGAGGAACACAACAACTATTCGGTCGAATTTATCGAAGCGTGCCGGCTTATTAAGCAAAAATTCCCGCTGGTCAAAATCAGTGGGGGAGTAAGCAATATGTCGTTTTCCTTCCGGGGGAACGAAGCCGTCCGCGAGGCCATGCACTCGATCTTCCTCTATTATGCCATCCGCGAAGGCATGGACATGGGGATCGTGAATGCCGGCCAGTTGCCGGTATACGAGCAGATCGAACCTGAACTCAAAAAGCTGTGCGAAGACGTCATCCTGAACCGGGACCCTAGCGGGGGCGCGACCGACCGCCTGATCTCCTTTGCCGAAACGGTCAAGTCAAAGGGCACCGTACAGGTCAAGGATGAGACCTGGCGCCAGGGCACCGTCCAGGAGCGCCTTCAACACGCCCTGGTCAACGGGATCACCGATTACATCGAGGCCGATACCGAGGAAGCGCGCCAGGCCTATCCAAAACCTTTGGACGTCATCGAAGGACCTTTGATGGATGGGATGAGCGTGGTGGGTGACCTTTTTGGGAGCGGCAAGATGTTCCTCCCGCAGGTCGTAAAAAGCGCCCGCGTGATGAAAAAGTCCGTCGCCGTACTCACACCTTTTATCGAACTGGAAAAAACCAGCCAGAAACGGTCTTCCGCGGGTAAGGTCGTAATGGCCACCGTCAAGGGCGACGTTCATGATATTGGTAAAAACATCGTCGGCGTTGTCCTGGGTTGTAACGGCTACGAGATCGTCGACCTCGGGGTCATGGTCCCCGCCGACAAGATCCTGGAAACCGCCCAGAAGGAAGAAGCCGACGTCATCGGGCTCAGCGGCCTGATCACGCCGTCCCTGGACGAGATGGTGCACGTGGCCAAGGAAATGAAGCGCCGCGGGATGACCATCCCCCTATTGATCGGGGGCGCCACGACCTCACGGACGCATACCGCGGTCAAGATTGCCGGTGAGTACCCGCACGGCGTCGTCCACGTCCTGGACGCGAGCCGCAGCGTAACGGTCACTGGTAACCTCCTGAACCCGCAGCAGAAACCTGTTTTCCTAAAGCAACTGGCGGACGAATACCAAAAGCTCCGGGAGGACTTTGCAAGAAAGAAAACCACCAAGCAATACCTGCCGATCGCGGACGCGCAGACGCGCCGGATGCCCATCGACTGGAAAGGGTACACCCCGCCCGTGCCCGCCTTTACCGGGGTCCGTTACTTCAAGGAGTACGACCTGGGGACGATCGCGGATATGATCGACTGGGGTCCGTTTTTCCTGGCCTGGGAAATGCCGGGCCGTTTTCCCGCCGTCCTGGAAGACCCAAAGGTGGGGGTCGAAGCCACCCGTTTGTATAAGGATGCCCGCGCCCTTCTGCAACGCATCATCGACGAAAAGTGGCTCACGGCCAACGCCGCTGTCGGCTTCTGGCCCGCCGCCGCTGTGGGGGATGATATTTCCATCGATGTGGAGGGTACGCCTGAGTTATTGTGTCACCTCCGGCAACAAATCAAGAAGGCCGCCGACCAGCCCCAGTTCTGCCTCACCGACTTTATAAAACCGGCCGGGCTCCCCGGCCCGGGCGACTATGTCGGTGGTTTTGCCGTGACCACAGGCATCGGGATCGAAAAGTGGATCGCGCACTTCGAAAAAGAAAACGACGACTATAATGCTATCCTGTTAAAGGCGCTGGCGGACCGGCTGGCGGAGGCTTTTGCCGAACATTTACACCTCCGGGTCCGCCGGGAATTCTGGGGGTATGCCTCGGAAGAACACCTCTCCGCGGAAGACCTGGTCGCCGAACGTTACCAGGGGATCCGGCCCGCCCCGGGTTATCCCGCCTGCCCGGACCATACCGAAAAGCTCAAGCTTTTCCGGCTCCTGGACGCCGACGCGCAAGCCGGTATCCAGTTGACCGAGTCCCTGGCGATGTACCCCGCCTCTTCCGTTTCCGGCTGGTATTTCAGCCATCCGCAAAGCATCTATTTCGGTGTCGGTAAAATCGAAAAAGACCAGGTGGAACAATACGCCGGCCGCAAAGGCATGAGCATCGAGGAAGTGGAGCGCTGGCTGCGTCCCAACCTGGAGTATGATATATGA
- a CDS encoding homocysteine S-methyltransferase family protein, with product METIADCLRKRILIIDGAMGTMIQRHRLTEEDYRGERFKDWPSDLKGNNDLLCLTQPDIIKGIHLEYLEAGADIIETNTFNAQRVSMADYHMEDIAYEINVAAARIAREAVQAFQSDKPVFVAGAIGPMNKTLSLSPDVNNPGFRSVYFDEVSEAYYEQVKGLVEGGVDLLLIETIFDTLNAKAAIYAIKQFFKDTGIPELPIMISGTITDASGRTLSGQTLEAFYISVQHAAPLSIGLNCALGAAEMRPHIEELSQIAACFTSAYPNAGLPNTMGEYDEQPEQTAHFLEDWAREGYVNIVGGCCGTTPDHIRHIAEHVRNLSPRAVPVTAEAL from the coding sequence ATGGAAACGATCGCTGATTGTTTACGCAAACGCATCCTCATCATCGACGGCGCCATGGGGACCATGATCCAGCGCCACCGGCTGACGGAGGAAGACTACAGGGGAGAACGCTTCAAGGACTGGCCCTCCGATCTAAAGGGCAACAACGACCTTCTCTGCCTGACCCAACCCGATATCATCAAAGGTATACACCTGGAATACCTGGAGGCCGGGGCGGACATCATCGAAACCAATACATTTAATGCCCAGCGTGTATCCATGGCGGACTACCACATGGAGGACATTGCCTACGAGATTAACGTGGCGGCCGCGCGTATCGCCCGGGAAGCCGTCCAGGCATTTCAGAGCGATAAGCCCGTTTTCGTCGCCGGCGCCATCGGGCCAATGAACAAAACGCTGTCGCTTTCCCCGGACGTGAACAATCCCGGTTTCCGTTCGGTTTACTTCGACGAAGTGTCGGAAGCCTACTACGAGCAGGTCAAGGGCCTGGTGGAAGGCGGTGTGGACCTCCTGTTGATCGAAACCATATTCGACACGCTCAACGCAAAGGCGGCGATCTATGCGATCAAGCAATTCTTCAAGGACACAGGGATACCCGAACTGCCGATCATGATCAGCGGCACGATCACCGATGCCTCGGGCCGGACCCTGAGCGGCCAGACCCTGGAGGCGTTCTATATCTCCGTACAACATGCGGCTCCCCTGAGTATTGGGCTCAACTGTGCACTGGGCGCCGCCGAAATGCGGCCGCACATCGAGGAGCTCAGCCAGATCGCCGCCTGCTTCACGTCGGCCTATCCCAACGCCGGTCTGCCCAACACCATGGGTGAGTACGACGAGCAGCCGGAACAAACAGCCCACTTCCTGGAAGACTGGGCACGGGAAGGATACGTCAATATCGTGGGCGGCTGCTGCGGCACCACCCCCGATCATATTCGCCACATCGCCGAGCACGTCCGGAACCTGTCCCCCAGGGCTGTTCCCGTGACGGCGGAGGCACTGTAA
- the recR gene encoding recombination mediator RecR — MIFPSSLLENAVNEFAKLPGIGKKTALRLVLHLIRQEQGAVQHFSDTIAKMRSEIRFCTRCHNIADGPLCNICADRGRKSDTICVVENIRDVMAIEGTGQYNGTYHVLGGVVSPLDGVGPDQLPIEALVRRVREEEVKEVIFALSPTIQGDTTIFYIQKQLEPYPLTVTTIARGISFGGELEFTDELTLARSLTGRLPVGQYVGRTL, encoded by the coding sequence ATGATCTTCCCATCTTCCCTGCTGGAAAATGCGGTGAATGAATTCGCAAAACTTCCCGGCATCGGTAAAAAAACCGCTTTGAGGCTGGTCTTGCACCTGATCAGGCAGGAACAGGGAGCCGTGCAGCATTTTAGCGACACGATCGCCAAAATGCGGAGTGAGATACGGTTCTGCACCCGCTGTCACAATATCGCGGACGGCCCGCTGTGCAACATCTGCGCGGACCGGGGCCGTAAATCCGACACCATCTGTGTCGTAGAAAACATACGTGATGTCATGGCCATAGAGGGCACGGGCCAGTATAACGGCACCTATCACGTCCTGGGTGGGGTTGTCTCCCCGCTGGATGGCGTGGGTCCCGACCAACTGCCCATCGAAGCCCTTGTCCGCCGGGTCCGTGAGGAGGAGGTCAAGGAAGTCATCTTTGCCCTAAGCCCCACCATCCAGGGAGACACCACGATCTTTTATATCCAAAAACAGTTGGAGCCTTATCCCCTGACTGTCACTACGATAGCACGCGGCATCTCCTTCGGGGGCGAGCTGGAATTCACCGATGAGCTCACCCTCGCCCGTTCGCTGACAGGAAGGCTGCCCGTTGGACAGTATGTGGGGCGGACTTTGTGA
- the serC gene encoding 3-phosphoserine/phosphohydroxythreonine transaminase, with protein MIHNFNAGPSILPDQVLQEAAQAVLNFNDTGLSILEIGHRTPLFEAVLDEARSLVRELMSLGSQYEILFLHGGGTTQFMQVPMNLLDEAGTAAYIDTGVWSSKAISYAKLFGRVKVLASSQDANYTYIPKNFSVDPPVTYLHITTNNTIYGTEWHRIPDGKGVPLVADMSSDIMSRVTDFSKFDLIYAGAQKNMGAAGVTLVVLKKSLLGKVQRKIPGILDYQKHIEAGSMLNTPPVFAIYVTLLTLRWLKAQGGVAAMDKANTEKAGLLYDALDRLPVFKPTVVKEDRSRMNACFVMKDPALEQAFAERCKQEGMYGVKGHRSVGGFRISLYNALPLSSVKDIVALMEDFAKTHG; from the coding sequence ATGATCCACAATTTCAATGCCGGGCCATCCATTTTGCCGGATCAGGTGCTACAGGAAGCCGCCCAGGCGGTGCTCAACTTTAACGATACCGGGCTTTCCATCCTGGAGATCGGTCACCGTACCCCTTTGTTCGAAGCCGTCCTGGATGAAGCCCGTTCCCTGGTCAGGGAGCTGATGTCGCTGGGTTCCCAGTATGAAATCCTGTTCCTCCACGGCGGGGGAACCACGCAATTCATGCAAGTGCCCATGAACCTGCTGGACGAAGCAGGGACTGCTGCGTATATCGATACCGGTGTCTGGTCATCGAAAGCGATTTCCTACGCAAAACTATTCGGAAGAGTCAAGGTCCTGGCTTCCTCCCAGGACGCCAACTATACCTATATCCCCAAGAATTTCAGCGTCGACCCCCCGGTTACGTACCTGCACATCACCACCAACAACACGATTTACGGTACGGAGTGGCATCGGATCCCCGATGGCAAAGGCGTGCCCCTGGTGGCAGACATGAGCAGTGACATCATGAGCCGGGTGACGGACTTTTCGAAGTTCGACCTCATCTATGCGGGTGCCCAGAAAAATATGGGCGCCGCGGGTGTCACCCTGGTGGTCCTCAAGAAATCGCTGCTGGGAAAGGTCCAACGGAAAATCCCCGGCATCCTCGACTACCAGAAGCACATCGAGGCGGGCTCCATGTTGAATACACCGCCCGTCTTCGCGATCTATGTGACCCTGCTGACGCTGCGCTGGCTGAAAGCGCAAGGGGGTGTGGCCGCCATGGATAAGGCCAACACCGAGAAGGCCGGGTTGTTGTACGACGCCCTCGACCGGTTGCCCGTGTTCAAACCCACCGTCGTAAAGGAAGACCGGAGCCGGATGAACGCCTGTTTCGTGATGAAGGACCCGGCCCTGGAGCAGGCTTTTGCAGAGCGTTGCAAACAGGAAGGGATGTACGGGGTCAAAGGACACCGGAGTGTGGGTGGTTTCAGGATCAGCCTGTACAACGCCCTGCCCTTGTCCAGCGTGAAGGATATAGTGGCATTGATGGAAGACTTTGCAAAAACACACGGTTAA